The following coding sequences lie in one Musa acuminata AAA Group cultivar baxijiao chromosome BXJ1-8, Cavendish_Baxijiao_AAA, whole genome shotgun sequence genomic window:
- the LOC135588174 gene encoding granule-bound starch synthase 2, chloroplastic/amyloplastic-like — MDLFKLYEPMGGDHFNIFAAGLKTADRVITVSRGYAWELTTSEGGWGLHEIINENNWKFQGIVNGIDTVDWNPELDLHLQSDGYRNYSIETLQAGKPQCKAALQKELGLPVREDVPLIGFIGRLDHQKGVDLIAGAMPWIVGQDLQLVMLGTGRADLEEMLRKFDREHHNKVRAWVGFSVKMAHRITAGADVLLMPSRFEPCGLNQLYAMKYGTVPVVHAIGGLRDTVIPFDPFRESGFGWTFDRAEANKLINALGNCLNTYRNQKENWKGLQTRGMAQDLSWDNAAKHYEEVLVSAKYQW, encoded by the coding sequence ATGGACCTCTTCAAGCTGTATGAGCCGATGGGAGGTGACCACTTCAACATCTTCGCGGCCGGCCTCAAGACTGCTGACCGCGTGATCACCGTCAGCCGTGGCTACGCATGGGAGCTCACAACATCCGAAGGTGGGTGGGGACTCCATGAGATCATAAACGAGAATAACTGGAAGTTCCAAGGCATCGTCAACGGGATCGACACAGTGGACTGGAACCCTGAGCTGGATCTTCACCTGCAATCCGATGGCTACAGAAACTATTCCATTGAGACTCTGCAAGCCGGGAAACCACAGTGCAAGGCGGCGCTGCAGAAGGAGCTCGGCCTCCCTGTCCGCGAGGACGTCCCCCTCATCGGATTCATCGGCCGGCTGGATCACCAGAAGGGCGTCGACCTCATTGCGGGTGCGATGCCTTGGATCGTCGGGCAGGACTTGCAGCTGGTGATGCTGGGCACCGGGCGGGCCGACCTGGAGGAGATGCTGCGCAAGTTCGACAGGGAGCACCACAACAAGGTGAGGGCGTGGGTGGGGTTCTCGGTGAAGATGGCGCACAGGATCACCGCAGGGGCGGACGTCCTGCTCATGCCATCGCGGTTCGAGCCCTGCGGGCTGAACCAGCTGTACGCCATGAAGTACGGCACGGTCCCGGTGGTGCACGCCATCGGCGGGCTTCGCGACACGGTGATCCCGTTCGATCCCTTCAGGGAGAGCGGGTTCGGGTGGACGTTCGACCGGGCGGAGGCCAACAAGCTGATCAATGCGCTGGGGAACTGCCTCAACACCTACAGGAACCAGAAGGAGAATTGGAAGGGCCTGCAGACGCGAGGGATGGCGCAGGACCTGAGCTGGGACAACGCCGCCAAACATTACGAGGAAGTCCTCGTCTCAGCAAAGTATCAGTGGTGA
- the LOC135680387 gene encoding granule-bound starch synthase 2, chloroplastic/amyloplastic-like, translated as MNVIVVSAECAPWSKTGGLGDVAGTLPKALARRGHRVMVVSPRYANYPESKDIGVRKYYKADGQDLEVNYFHAYIDRVDFVFIDSPVFHHLENNIYGGDRLEILKRMVLLCKVAVEVPWHVPCGGLCYGDGNLIFIANDWHTSLLPVYLKACYRDNGLMKYARSILVIHNISHQGRGPVEDFFHVDLPDQHMDLFKLYEPMGGDHFNIFAAGLKTADRVITVSRGYAWELTTSEGGWGLHEIINENNWKFQGIVNGIDTVDWNPELDLHLQSDGYRNYSIETLQSGKPQCKAALQKELGLPVREDVPLIGFIGRLDHQKGVDLVAGAMPWIVGQDAQLVMLGTGRADLEEMLRKFDREHHNKVRAWVGFSVKMAHRITAGADVLLMPSRFEPCGLNQLYAMKYGTVPVVHAVGGLRDTVIPFDPFRESGFGWTFDRAEANKLINALGNCLNTYRNQKENWKGLQTRGMAQDLSWDNAAKHYEEVLVSAKYQW; from the exons ATGAATGTAATAGTAGTTTCCGCGGAATGTGCTCCTTGGTCAAAGACAG GAGGGCTTGGAGATGTAGCTGGGACTCTGCCAAAAGCTTTGGCTAGGAGAGGGCACCGGGTTATG GTTGTTTCCCCGAGGTATGCCAATTATCCTGAATCCAAAGATATAGGTGTTCGCAAATATTACAAAGCTGATGGGCAG GATCTGGAAGTAAATTattttcatgcttatattgatcgTGTGGATTTTGTATTTATCGACAGTCCAGTTTTCCATCATCTAGAGAACAACATTTATGGGGGAGACCggctg GAAATCTTGAAACGGATGGTATTGTTATGCAAGGTAGCTGTAGAG GTTCCGTGGCATGTTCCATGTGGCGGCTTATGCTATGGAGAcggaaatttaattttcattgcgAACGATTGGCACACATCACTTCTGCCTGTGTATCTGAAAGCATGCTAccgcgacaatggcttgatgaagtATGCCAGGTCCATCTTGGTGATCCACAACATATCTCACCAG GGGCGTGGTCCAGTTGAGGACTTCTTCCATGTCGACTTGCCCGATCAACACATGGACCTCTTCAAGCTGTATGAGCCGATGGGAGGTGACCACTTCAACATCTTCGCGGCCGGCCTCAAGACTGCTGACCGCGTGATCACCGTCAGCCGTGGCTACGCATGGGAGCTCACAACATCCGAAGGTGGGTGGGGACTCCATGAGATCATAAACGAGAACAACTGGAAGTTCCAAGGCATCGTCAACGGGATCGACACAGTGGACTGGAACCCTGAGCTGGATCTTCACCTGCAATCCGATGGCTACAGAAACTATTCCATTGAGACTCTGCAATCCGGGAAACCACAGTGCAAGGCGGCGCTGCAGAAGGAGCTCGGCCTCCCTGTCCGCGAGGACGTCCCCCTCATCGGATTCATCGGCCGGCTGGATCACCAGAAGGGCGTCGACCTCGTTGCGGGTGCGATGCCTTGGATCGTCGGGCAGGACGCGCAGCTGGTGATGCTGGGCACCGGACGGGCCGACCTGGAGGAGATGCTGCGCAAGTTCGACAGGGAGCACCACAACAAGGTGAGGGCGTGGGTGGGGTTCTCGGTGAAGATGGCGCACAGGATCACCGCAGGGGCGGACGTCCTGCTCATGCCATCGCGGTTCGAGCCCTGCGGGCTGAACCAGCTGTACGCCATGAAGTACGGCACGGTCCCGGTGGTGCACGCCGTTGGCGGGCTTCGTGACACGGTGATCCCGTTCGATCCCTTCAGGGAGAGCGGGTTCGGGTGGACGTTCGACCGGGCGGAGGCCAACAAGCTGATCAATGCGCTGGGGAACTGCCTCAACACCTACAGGAACCAGAAGGAGAATTGGAAGGGCCTGCAGACGCGAGGGATGGCACAGGACCTGAGCTGGGACAACGCCGCCAAACATTACGAGGAAGTCCTCGTCTCAGCAAAGTATCAGTGGTGA
- the LOC135680388 gene encoding probable calcium-binding protein CML46, with product MEKPLPTAPYHSLALTEPIVLHFNKTISMGVVLKNKISMGFLFRHPAPCASGVVDRVRPGDSADGSEAPELTREDVETVMEIITGMPCGADGEQLEEMRGVFEGEEPSLEEVAEAFSVFDDDGDGVIEPLDLHRVLCKLGFPEGAALEACRRMIAAYDENDDGRIDFKEFIKVVEGSFFD from the coding sequence ATGGAGAAACCATTGCCAACTGCACCGTACCACTCCCTCGCACTCACAGAGCCCATCGTGCTCCACTTCAACAAGACCATCTCCATGGGGGTCGTCCTGAAGAATAAGATATCCATGGGGTTCCTCTTCCGGCACCCAGCGCCGTGCGCATCGGGGGTCGTCGATCGTGTCAGACCCGGCGACTCGGCCGACGGTAGCGAGGCGCCCGAGTTGACCAGAGAAGACGTGGAGACGGTGATGGAGATCATTACGGGCATGCCTTGCGGCGCGGACGGTGAGCAGCTCGAGGAGATGCGTGGCGTGTTTGAGGGGGAGGAGCCGAGCTTGGAGGAAGTGGCGGAGGCGTTCTCCGTCTTCGATGATGACGGTGACGGGGTCATAGAGCCCCTGGACCTGCATCGTGTTCTCTGCAAGCTGGGCTTCCCGGAGGGGGCGGCATTGGAGGCATGCCGACGGATGATCGCGGCGTACGACGAGAACGACGACGGGAGGATCGATTTCAAGGAGTTCATCAAAGTTGTGGAGGGCAGCTTCTTTGATTAa
- the LOC135589173 gene encoding probable calcium-binding protein CML46 yields MEKPLPTAPYHSLALTEPVVHLFNKTISMGVVLKNKISMGFLFRHPAPCASGVVDRVRPGESADASEAPELTREDVETVMEIITGMPCGADGEQLEEMRGVFEGEEPSLEEVAEAFSVFDDDGDGVIEPLDLHRVLCKLGFPEGAALEACRRMIAAYDENDDGRIDFKEFIKVVEGSFFD; encoded by the coding sequence ATGGAGAAACCATTGCCAACTGCACCCTACCACTCCCTCGCACTCACAGAGCCCGTCGTGCACCTCTTCAACAAGACCATCTCCATGGGGGTCGTCCTGAAGAATAAGATATCCATGGGGTTCCTCTTCCGGCACCCAGCGCCGTGCGCATCGGGGGTCGTCGATCGTGTCAGACCCGGCGAATCGGCCGACGCTAGCGAGGCGCCCGAGTTGACCAGAGAAGACGTGGAGACGGTGATGGAGATCATTACGGGCATGCCTTGCGGCGCGGACGGTGAGCAGCTCGAGGAGATGCGTGGCGTGTTTGAGGGGGAGGAGCCGAGCTTGGAGGAAGTGGCGGAGGCGTTCTCCGTCTTCGATGATGACGGTGACGGGGTCATAGAGCCCCTGGACCTGCATCGTGTTCTCTGCAAGCTGGGCTTCCCGGAGGGGGCGGCATTGGAGGCATGCCGACGGATGATCGCGGCGTACGACGAGAACGACGACGGGAGGATCGATTTCAAGGAGTTCATCAAAGTTGTGGAGGGCAGCTTCTTTGATTAA